Proteins co-encoded in one Alphaproteobacteria bacterium PA2 genomic window:
- a CDS encoding phosphotransferase, which translates to MVAASKTPDAEFAVDGDLVARLIARQHADLAKLPLRFEASGWDNVMFRLGDDLAVRLPRRTMGAQFMQSEQAWLQVLGPRLPLLTPAPVRLGVPDLDYPWTWSIVPWIEGETADLDPPDEHQGVVLAAFFKALHQPAPPEAPHNPVRGVPLSTRQDMFEKQLEYLGSRTDLIDSRALEIWRAGVSAPTDLEGLWVHGDPHPRNVIVRNGKLKAFIDWGDMTRGDPATDLSSIWMLLDAPAARQAAMEAYGASEATWARARGWAMYYVVVLLAAGIADDPRMKAIAEKTLARLLA; encoded by the coding sequence TTGGTCGCAGCGTCAAAGACTCCCGACGCGGAGTTCGCTGTCGACGGCGACCTGGTGGCGCGCCTGATCGCCCGTCAGCATGCCGATCTGGCCAAACTGCCCCTGCGCTTTGAAGCTTCAGGGTGGGACAATGTGATGTTCCGCCTGGGCGATGATCTGGCGGTGCGCCTGCCCCGCCGCACCATGGGCGCCCAGTTCATGCAATCAGAGCAGGCCTGGTTGCAGGTCCTGGGCCCCCGACTTCCCCTCCTGACCCCCGCCCCGGTAAGGCTGGGCGTCCCGGACCTGGACTATCCGTGGACCTGGAGCATTGTTCCCTGGATCGAGGGTGAGACTGCTGACCTTGATCCCCCCGATGAGCACCAGGGCGTGGTCCTGGCCGCCTTCTTCAAGGCCCTGCATCAACCGGCCCCGCCGGAAGCGCCACACAACCCCGTGCGCGGCGTCCCCCTGTCGACCCGCCAGGACATGTTCGAAAAGCAGCTGGAATATCTGGGCAGCCGGACGGATCTGATAGACAGCCGCGCCCTGGAGATCTGGCGCGCCGGCGTGTCCGCGCCGACGGACCTGGAAGGCCTGTGGGTGCATGGCGACCCCCACCCCCGGAATGTCATCGTGCGGAACGGAAAGCTGAAGGCCTTCATCGACTGGGGGGACATGACCCGCGGCGATCCGGCCACAGACCTGTCCTCGATCTGGATGCTGCTGGACGCCCCGGCGGCGCGGCAGGCGGCCATGGAGGCCTATGGGGCGTCCGAGGCGACCTGGGCCCGGGCCCGGGGCTGGGCCATGTACTATGTGGTCGTGCTGCTGGCGGCAGGCATTGCCGATGACCCGCGCATGAAGGCCATCGCCGAAAAGACCCTCGCCAGACTGCTCGCCTGA
- a CDS encoding type II secretion system protein: MTIAEIVEPKNIISFFVAAIAFATVVTIVTPFFQQSTLSNRLKSVSSRREELRRKSREAMANGGPSSLRHTDQGLYKQVVDRLDLNRLLEDPQVIDKLAQAGFRGPGPVSTFYFFRFVLPFVFAVATAVYVFAVGGSTMPQMNKITFIMLAAGAGYYAPNIYIGNVAGKRRASIVQAFPDCLDLLLICVESGMSIEAAIAKVGQEIGTSSIELAEELALLTAELSYLPERRMAYEGLARRTNHPGIRSVTMAMIQAEKYGTPLGSALRVMSKENREMRMSAAEKKAAQLPAQLTVPMIVFFLPVLFMVILGPAIITVGDMMKQPAAPAAAPQQ, from the coding sequence ATGACCATCGCTGAAATCGTTGAACCCAAGAACATCATTTCCTTCTTCGTGGCCGCAATCGCCTTTGCGACGGTCGTGACGATTGTTACGCCGTTCTTTCAGCAATCGACCCTCTCCAATCGCCTCAAGTCGGTTTCATCGCGGCGGGAAGAACTCAGGCGCAAGTCACGGGAAGCCATGGCCAACGGCGGACCCAGCAGTCTGCGACACACAGATCAGGGGCTGTACAAGCAGGTCGTCGACAGACTGGACCTGAATCGCCTGCTGGAAGATCCCCAGGTGATCGACAAGCTGGCCCAGGCTGGCTTCCGGGGCCCGGGACCGGTCTCGACCTTCTACTTCTTCCGGTTCGTCCTGCCGTTTGTCTTCGCCGTCGCCACGGCCGTCTATGTCTTTGCGGTGGGTGGATCGACCATGCCGCAGATGAACAAGATCACCTTCATCATGCTGGCGGCAGGCGCCGGGTACTACGCCCCGAACATCTATATCGGCAATGTGGCGGGCAAGCGCCGGGCATCCATCGTCCAGGCCTTTCCAGACTGCCTCGACCTCCTGCTGATCTGCGTGGAAAGCGGCATGTCCATCGAGGCGGCCATCGCGAAGGTGGGCCAGGAAATCGGTACGTCATCCATTGAACTGGCCGAGGAACTGGCCCTTCTGACCGCTGAGCTCTCCTATCTGCCTGAGCGCCGCATGGCCTATGAAGGTCTGGCGCGCCGGACCAACCATCCCGGCATCCGGTCGGTGACCATGGCCATGATCCAGGCTGAAAAGTATGGCACGCCCCTGGGTTCGGCCCTGCGGGTCATGTCCAAGGAAAACCGTGAAATGCGGATGTCCGCCGCGGAAAAAAAGGCGGCCCAGCTGCCGGCCCAGCTGACTGTGCCCATGATCGTGTTCTTCCTGCCGGTGCTGTTCATGGTGATCCTGGGTCCCGCCATCATCACCGTGGGCGACATGATGAAGCAGCCGGCCGCTCCGGCCGCGGCGCCTCAGCAATAG
- a CDS encoding pilus assembly protein CpaE yields the protein MTSHSQDIDLEFEADDAFAGAAPALHPDEPPLAISLTPKYGASSEAVQEVPGRDPALSTAIDLSARAQAAAPLPTEFSQGAPGDSQLPRITIHIFCESPTTAEQAHKAASDRRLAGLVVIVKMGGLAEACQVYQTQPTPSLIMVESLDSPNQMVSYLDQLAEVCDPGTKVVVLGASNDIALYRELMQRGVSEYLVPPFTPLQIARTVNNLYADPTAPFVGRQIAFCSAKGGSGSSTIAHNVAHSITERLFTGAVLVDLDLPFGTAGLDFDQDPVQGIADALTQPDRLDAVLMERMMARCTERLSLFAAPASLDSDYEITAEAYDEVTRKIRGAAPYVILDLPHVWTTWKRKVLLESDDLIIVATPDLASLRNAKNMVDLFRRARPNDAPPRLVLNQVGVPNRPEISIKDFGEALGLTPSLSLPFDPKLFGQAANNGQMLSEIAPKSRIAEGIDHLAQQIARRDAPAVEKTSVLSSLFKRK from the coding sequence ATGACGTCGCATTCCCAAGACATCGACCTCGAGTTTGAAGCGGACGACGCCTTTGCGGGCGCTGCCCCGGCCCTGCATCCTGATGAACCGCCCCTGGCCATTTCCCTGACGCCAAAGTACGGCGCATCCTCGGAAGCCGTGCAGGAAGTACCCGGCCGCGACCCGGCCCTTTCCACCGCAATAGATCTTTCGGCGCGTGCCCAGGCCGCCGCCCCTCTGCCCACCGAGTTCTCGCAGGGTGCGCCCGGGGATTCGCAGCTGCCGCGCATCACCATCCATATCTTCTGTGAATCGCCCACCACCGCGGAACAGGCCCACAAGGCCGCCTCCGATCGTCGCCTGGCCGGCCTGGTGGTCATTGTGAAAATGGGGGGTCTTGCGGAGGCCTGTCAGGTCTATCAGACCCAGCCTACGCCTTCCCTCATCATGGTCGAATCCCTGGATTCGCCAAACCAGATGGTCTCCTATCTGGACCAACTGGCCGAAGTCTGTGACCCGGGCACCAAGGTCGTCGTTCTCGGGGCGTCCAACGACATCGCCCTCTATCGCGAGCTCATGCAGCGTGGGGTCTCGGAATATCTGGTCCCCCCCTTCACGCCCCTCCAGATCGCCCGGACGGTCAATAACCTCTACGCCGATCCCACCGCGCCGTTTGTCGGGCGTCAGATCGCCTTCTGCAGCGCCAAGGGCGGTTCGGGGTCATCGACCATTGCCCATAATGTCGCCCATTCGATCACGGAACGCCTGTTTACCGGCGCCGTTCTGGTCGATCTCGACCTGCCCTTCGGCACGGCTGGACTGGATTTTGACCAGGATCCTGTTCAGGGCATTGCTGACGCCCTGACCCAGCCAGATCGCCTGGACGCCGTCCTCATGGAACGGATGATGGCGCGCTGCACCGAGCGGCTTTCCCTGTTCGCCGCTCCCGCCAGCCTGGACAGCGACTATGAGATCACGGCCGAAGCCTATGATGAGGTCACCCGCAAGATCCGTGGCGCGGCCCCCTATGTCATCCTTGACCTGCCTCACGTCTGGACCACCTGGAAGCGCAAGGTCCTGCTGGAGTCCGACGACCTGATCATCGTGGCCACGCCGGACCTCGCCTCCCTTCGAAACGCCAAGAACATGGTCGACCTGTTCCGGCGCGCCCGCCCCAATGACGCCCCGCCGCGGCTGGTCCTGAACCAGGTGGGCGTGCCCAACCGCCCGGAGATCAGCATCAAGGATTTTGGTGAAGCCCTTGGTCTGACCCCCTCCCTGTCCCTGCCTTTCGACCCCAAACTGTTTGGTCAGGCAGCGAACAACGGACAGATGCTCTCTGAGATCGCTCCCAAATCGCGGATCGCCGAAGGTATTGATCACCTGGCCCAGCAGATCGCCCGGCGGGACGCTCCGGCCGTTGAAAAGACCTCGGTCCTTTCCAGCCTCTTCAAGCGGAAATAG
- a CDS encoding pilus assembly protein TadD yields MCRMSTITATALSLTLAIAGPVLANPAAGTVAPPAAKPDVTVVPMLKPGTPAAVPTLQKASPQDRVMAQRLDPLARAAFWAKEIQIDGRDAQAGVGLSQALRTLGNFEEALEAAQRVLVVDPRNTEALLEVARSQIGRGQGFYAIDPARQAQDLAPGDWRPATLLGVAYEQASRNDEALAAHKQAVTLAPNNPTALANYALFLAGQGDSARAESLLRMAASRPGAEIAVRQNLALILGLEGRLDEAEKLARQDLPPEIVESNMAYLRNASAPGQIRSWDAVRQGQ; encoded by the coding sequence ATGTGTCGCATGTCGACCATCACCGCAACCGCGCTTTCGCTGACCCTGGCGATCGCCGGCCCCGTCCTGGCCAACCCCGCCGCAGGGACGGTCGCGCCCCCTGCCGCCAAACCCGACGTCACGGTTGTTCCCATGTTGAAACCCGGGACTCCCGCCGCCGTTCCGACACTCCAGAAGGCAAGCCCGCAGGACCGGGTCATGGCCCAGAGACTTGATCCCCTTGCCCGCGCCGCCTTCTGGGCCAAGGAAATCCAGATCGATGGCCGCGACGCCCAGGCAGGCGTCGGCCTGTCCCAGGCCCTGCGCACCCTCGGGAATTTCGAGGAGGCCCTTGAGGCAGCCCAGCGGGTGCTGGTGGTCGATCCAAGGAATACTGAAGCCCTGCTCGAGGTCGCCCGGTCACAGATCGGTCGCGGCCAGGGTTTCTACGCTATCGACCCGGCGCGGCAGGCCCAGGATCTGGCGCCCGGGGACTGGCGGCCTGCAACCCTGCTGGGGGTGGCCTATGAACAGGCCAGCCGCAACGATGAGGCCCTGGCCGCCCACAAGCAGGCCGTGACCCTGGCGCCGAACAATCCGACCGCCCTGGCGAACTATGCCCTGTTCCTGGCGGGCCAGGGTGACAGCGCCCGGGCAGAGTCCCTGCTCCGCATGGCGGCCTCCAGGCCCGGCGCGGAGATTGCCGTCCGCCAGAACCTGGCCTTGATCCTGGGGCTGGAAGGCCGTCTGGACGAGGCTGAAAAGCTGGCCCGTCAGGACCTGCCCCCCGAAATCGTCGAAAGCAACATGGCCTATCTCCGTAACGCCTCGGCGCCTGGACAGATCCGTTCGTGGGACGCGGTCCGCCAGGGCCAATAG
- a CDS encoding aminopeptidase: MSDQILKTSDQATIPVHALCEADLDGYLATATDFLKGFAAANEFKARAGQILSSPGADGAVDCILFGVGAGADPTVFRGLAAKLPAGDYELKTCPASLNPNDVALAFGLGGYRFDRYRKKGGDRPRLVTPDSDVVEAAQIVRACALARDMTNTPASDLGPLQIETIAREIAEAFGAEISVIVGDDLLAQNYPAVHAVGRAAAPDRAPRMIEITWGSIDNPSVVLVGKGVTFDTGGLDIKPSAGMRQMKKDMGGAAHVLALGRMVMAAKLPVRLSILVPAVENAISGDAMRPGDVLNSRKGLTIEVGNTDAEGRLILADALTRATELDPVLTLDMATLTGAARIALGPQLPPFFTDDEALATDIAACAIEAHDPVWRLPLWKGYVDALDSDIADIKNDPDGWAQAGSVTAALFLQKFAPTTAWAHFDIFAWNPRNRPGWSSGAEAQAIRGLYSLLRKRFP; encoded by the coding sequence ATGAGCGATCAGATCCTCAAAACATCCGACCAGGCGACCATACCTGTCCATGCCCTCTGCGAGGCCGACCTGGACGGGTATCTGGCCACAGCGACGGACTTCCTGAAGGGCTTCGCCGCCGCCAATGAGTTCAAGGCCAGGGCTGGTCAGATCCTCTCGTCACCCGGGGCGGACGGGGCTGTGGATTGCATATTGTTCGGCGTCGGCGCCGGCGCGGACCCTACGGTCTTCAGGGGGCTGGCTGCGAAGCTTCCGGCGGGCGACTATGAGCTCAAGACCTGCCCGGCATCCCTGAACCCCAACGATGTCGCCCTGGCGTTCGGCCTGGGGGGCTACCGGTTTGACCGCTACAGGAAGAAGGGCGGAGATCGGCCGCGGCTCGTGACGCCAGACTCCGACGTGGTCGAGGCGGCCCAGATCGTCCGGGCCTGCGCCCTGGCCCGGGACATGACCAATACGCCCGCCAGCGACCTTGGGCCCCTGCAGATCGAGACCATCGCCCGGGAGATCGCCGAAGCCTTCGGCGCCGAAATCTCGGTGATCGTCGGCGATGACCTGCTGGCGCAGAACTATCCGGCGGTCCACGCAGTAGGCCGCGCCGCAGCACCTGACCGCGCCCCACGAATGATCGAGATCACCTGGGGCTCGATAGACAATCCGTCCGTGGTTCTGGTGGGCAAGGGCGTGACCTTTGACACCGGCGGCCTCGACATCAAGCCATCGGCCGGCATGCGGCAGATGAAGAAGGATATGGGCGGTGCAGCCCATGTCCTGGCCCTGGGCCGGATGGTCATGGCGGCCAAGCTGCCTGTGCGCCTCAGCATTCTGGTTCCCGCCGTGGAGAATGCGATCTCCGGCGACGCCATGCGGCCGGGGGATGTCCTGAATTCCCGCAAGGGCCTGACCATTGAAGTGGGCAATACCGACGCTGAGGGCCGGCTGATCCTGGCCGACGCCCTGACCCGGGCCACCGAGCTCGATCCGGTCCTGACCCTCGACATGGCCACCCTGACCGGCGCCGCCCGCATAGCCCTGGGGCCGCAGCTGCCGCCCTTCTTCACCGATGATGAAGCCCTGGCGACGGACATCGCAGCCTGCGCCATCGAGGCCCATGACCCGGTTTGGCGCCTGCCCCTTTGGAAGGGATATGTGGACGCTCTGGACTCCGACATAGCCGACATCAAGAACGACCCTGACGGCTGGGCCCAGGCTGGCTCAGTCACTGCGGCCCTCTTCCTGCAGAAGTTCGCCCCGACCACAGCCTGGGCCCACTTCGACATCTTCGCCTGGAACCCGCGCAACCGTCCCGGTTGGTCCTCAGGCGCCGAGGCCCAGGCCATTCGCGGTCTCTACAGCCTGCTTCGCAAGCGCTTCCCATGA
- a CDS encoding secretion protein F has product MNPTLISVLAAILGFIAIAGVGFAFTGQDPSTVKAAKRAQSFAKSRARDTAGLKSAGLTPEQRRAQLIKALRDQERQAKKESVTISARLMQAGFPDNPKIYWIISAVVGLMVAVGALVMKQSPLIAVGAGFGAGFGLPRWVLGTLGDMRTKKFTAAFPDAMDIIVRGIKSGMPVQDCLRIIGNESAEPLGGEFKRMTESLAMGISVDQALEKMYSRVPTQEVRFFAIVLAIQSKTGGNLAEALGNLSNVIRARKMMREKVNALSGEAVASAGIIGSLPPVVILLISVASPTYMQPMFHDPRGHMMLAVGAGIMGFGILVMRKMINFKI; this is encoded by the coding sequence GTGAATCCCACCCTCATCTCAGTGCTGGCGGCCATTCTGGGCTTTATCGCCATTGCAGGCGTCGGCTTCGCCTTTACCGGTCAGGATCCCAGCACGGTCAAGGCCGCCAAGCGCGCCCAGTCCTTCGCCAAGAGCCGCGCCCGGGACACTGCCGGGTTGAAGTCGGCAGGCCTGACCCCCGAACAGAGACGCGCCCAGCTCATCAAGGCCCTTCGCGACCAGGAGCGACAGGCCAAGAAGGAAAGCGTCACCATCTCGGCGCGCCTGATGCAGGCAGGGTTTCCGGATAATCCCAAGATCTACTGGATCATCAGCGCTGTGGTCGGTCTGATGGTCGCCGTCGGCGCCCTGGTCATGAAGCAGTCGCCCCTGATCGCCGTCGGCGCCGGCTTCGGCGCCGGCTTTGGCCTGCCCCGCTGGGTGCTGGGAACCCTGGGCGACATGCGAACCAAGAAGTTCACGGCCGCCTTTCCCGACGCCATGGACATCATCGTCCGCGGCATCAAGTCAGGCATGCCTGTCCAGGACTGCCTGCGCATCATCGGTAATGAGAGCGCCGAACCCCTGGGCGGGGAGTTCAAGCGGATGACCGAGTCCCTGGCCATGGGCATCAGCGTCGATCAGGCGCTGGAGAAGATGTACAGCCGCGTACCGACCCAGGAAGTCCGGTTCTTCGCCATTGTTCTGGCGATCCAGTCCAAGACCGGCGGCAACCTCGCTGAAGCCCTTGGCAACCTTTCCAACGTCATCCGGGCCCGCAAGATGATGCGCGAGAAGGTCAACGCGCTTTCAGGTGAAGCCGTCGCATCGGCTGGCATCATCGGCTCCCTGCCGCCTGTCGTTATCCTCCTGATCAGCGTCGCCAGTCCAACCTACATGCAGCCAATGTTCCATGATCCGCGGGGACACATGATGCTGGCGGTTGGCGCCGGGATCATGGGTTTCGGCATCCTGGTGATGCGCAAAATGATCAACTTCAAGATCTAG
- a CDS encoding protein kinase yields MFGKRPSAGAPVARPAEAPAQGGAAIATRPQRVEAGAAPAAPAGAPAPAAAPAPAPAAAPAPAPAAAGPKPTMGYDQLKAAQGPGSAVPEQSEYYHATKTTIFTALINTIDLAQLAQLDHQTASDEIRDIVAELVAIKNVSMSVSEQDMLVQDIINDVLGYGPLEPLLARDDIADIMVNGAARVFIEVNGKVQLTNVRFRDNTQLMNICQRIVSQVGRRVDESSPICDARLPDGSRVNVIAPPLALDGPTLTIRKFKKDKLTMKNLVDFKSISPEGARVLGVIGACRCNLIISGGTGSGKTTLLNTLTAFIDPTERVVTCEDAAELQLQQPHVVRLETRPPNLEGQGSITMRDLVKNCLRMRPERIIVGEVRGPEAFDLLQAMNTGHDGSMGTLHANSPREAIGRIESMITMGGYGLPSRTIREMIVGSVDVIVQAARLRDGSRRITHVTEVVGLEGDVIITQDLFVYEITGEDHDGNVVGRHRSTGIARPRFWDRARYYGLERELAEALDAAE; encoded by the coding sequence ATGTTCGGTAAGCGTCCCTCAGCTGGAGCGCCGGTCGCCAGGCCCGCAGAAGCCCCCGCTCAGGGTGGCGCCGCCATTGCGACCAGGCCCCAGCGCGTCGAAGCTGGCGCGGCGCCTGCCGCACCGGCCGGCGCGCCTGCACCTGCGGCTGCTCCTGCGCCCGCACCTGCGGCTGCTCCTGCGCCCGCACCTGCGGCTGCCGGCCCCAAGCCGACCATGGGTTATGACCAGCTGAAGGCCGCACAGGGCCCCGGTTCTGCGGTCCCTGAACAGTCGGAATACTATCACGCCACCAAGACAACGATCTTCACGGCCCTGATCAACACCATTGACCTCGCCCAGCTTGCGCAACTGGACCACCAGACCGCCAGCGACGAGATCCGCGACATTGTCGCCGAACTTGTGGCGATCAAGAACGTCTCGATGTCGGTGTCCGAGCAGGACATGCTGGTCCAGGACATCATCAATGACGTCCTGGGCTATGGTCCGCTCGAGCCCCTGCTGGCCCGGGACGACATCGCCGACATCATGGTCAACGGCGCCGCCCGGGTGTTCATCGAAGTGAACGGCAAGGTCCAGCTGACCAACGTCCGGTTCCGCGACAACACCCAGCTGATGAATATCTGTCAGCGGATCGTCAGCCAGGTCGGCCGACGGGTCGATGAAAGCTCACCCATCTGCGACGCCCGTCTGCCGGACGGCTCCCGCGTTAACGTGATTGCTCCGCCCCTGGCTCTGGATGGTCCGACCCTGACCATCCGGAAGTTCAAGAAGGACAAGCTGACCATGAAGAACCTGGTGGACTTCAAGTCCATCAGCCCGGAAGGGGCGCGGGTTCTCGGGGTCATCGGCGCCTGCCGCTGTAACCTGATCATCTCCGGCGGTACCGGCTCGGGGAAGACCACCCTGCTCAACACCCTGACGGCCTTCATCGATCCCACCGAACGGGTCGTGACCTGCGAAGACGCCGCCGAACTGCAGCTTCAGCAGCCCCACGTGGTGCGACTGGAAACCCGCCCGCCAAACCTGGAAGGCCAGGGGTCGATCACCATGCGCGACCTGGTCAAGAACTGTCTGCGGATGCGTCCTGAGCGGATCATCGTCGGCGAAGTCCGCGGCCCGGAGGCCTTCGACCTGTTGCAGGCGATGAATACGGGCCACGACGGCTCCATGGGCACACTGCACGCCAACAGCCCGCGGGAAGCCATCGGCCGTATTGAGTCCATGATCACCATGGGCGGTTATGGTCTGCCGTCGCGAACCATCCGGGAAATGATTGTTGGTTCGGTGGACGTCATCGTCCAGGCGGCGCGTCTGCGGGATGGCTCGCGCCGGATCACCCACGTGACGGAAGTGGTCGGTCTTGAAGGCGATGTGATCATCACGCAGGACCTTTTTGTCTATGAAATCACCGGCGAAGACCATGATGGCAATGTGGTCGGTCGGCATCGCTCCACCGGGATTGCGCGCCCCCGTTTCTGGGACCGCGCCCGCTATTATGGCCTGGAGCGTGAACTCGCCGAAGCTCTGGATGCAGCGGAGTAA